In the Aliarcobacter cryaerophilus genome, one interval contains:
- a CDS encoding LptF/LptG family permease: protein MSILTKYIIEKYLKNFIIILLSLEIFFVGIDFLQNFKSIPQSANLQLLYIFYNAFFTLTLTLPLSIVFAWISTLITFIKNNEYVAFYSLGAGRRDIFLPILSLGLIFLVVLIFLQMTPLAYSYEQKKKILDNEYFSSTKSDIFLKYNDNFVYFQKLFPLEKRAENIHIFKVDGKDVVETIVAQKAYFQNNKWYIVDAKITTKPKELDMNSKLTIKYEKFLNTLDGFQPKILDNVYEARNDSSLLDAINAMFLLEKQGVNTSKIRGNIYNQLFVPFFIIPLLFLVFAYSSLNSRFFRLGIFVSFGIFGTLIVWGVFFFLFKITSSGVLNPELSLLLPLIIWFIAAIYVYQSRIKTI, encoded by the coding sequence ATGAGTATTTTAACAAAATATATAATTGAAAAGTATCTTAAAAATTTTATTATAATTTTACTATCTTTAGAGATATTTTTTGTGGGAATTGACTTTTTACAAAATTTTAAATCTATACCTCAATCAGCAAACTTACAGTTGTTATATATCTTTTATAATGCATTTTTTACACTAACTTTAACTCTTCCTCTTTCAATTGTTTTTGCTTGGATTTCAACTTTAATAACATTTATTAAAAATAATGAGTATGTTGCATTTTACTCTTTAGGAGCTGGAAGAAGAGATATATTTTTACCTATATTATCTTTAGGTTTAATATTTTTAGTAGTTTTAATATTTTTACAAATGACACCTTTGGCATACTCTTATGAACAAAAAAAGAAGATTTTAGATAATGAGTACTTCTCAAGTACAAAAAGTGATATATTTTTGAAATATAATGATAATTTTGTCTATTTCCAAAAGCTTTTTCCTTTAGAAAAAAGAGCAGAAAATATACATATTTTTAAAGTAGATGGAAAAGATGTAGTTGAAACAATTGTTGCACAAAAAGCATATTTTCAAAATAATAAATGGTATATTGTAGATGCAAAGATTACTACAAAACCAAAAGAGCTTGATATGAACTCTAAACTTACAATAAAGTATGAAAAATTTTTAAATACATTAGATGGATTTCAACCAAAGATATTGGATAATGTATATGAAGCAAGAAATGATTCTTCATTGTTAGATGCTATAAATGCTATGTTTTTATTAGAAAAACAAGGTGTAAACACTTCAAAAATAAGAGGAAATATATATAATCAGCTATTTGTTCCATTTTTTATAATTCCACTTCTTTTTTTAGTATTTGCATATAGTTCTTTAAATAGTAGATTTTTTAGATTAGGAATTTTTGTATCTTTTGGTATTTTTGGAACTTTAATTGTTTGGGGAGTTTTTTTCTTTTTATTTAAAATTACAAGTTCTGGTGTTTTAAATCCAGAGTTATCTTTATTATTACCTTTAATTATTTGGTTTATAGCAGCCATCTATGTTTATCAATCTAGAATAAAAACTATATAG
- a CDS encoding DNA-directed RNA polymerase subunit omega, whose product MERLEERISRALKQVDNDRYVLAIAVGQRADELSKGAKPLLSQNTQKMKYTDIAIDEIASGLLKINGFTDKK is encoded by the coding sequence ATGGAAAGATTAGAAGAGAGAATTTCAAGAGCTTTAAAACAAGTTGATAATGATAGATATGTTTTAGCAATTGCAGTTGGACAAAGAGCAGATGAATTAAGCAAAGGTGCAAAACCACTTTTAAGCCAAAATACTCAAAAAATGAAATATACAGATATTGCAATTGATGAAATAGCAAGTGGATTGCTAAAAATCAACGGTTTTACTGATAAAAAATAG
- a CDS encoding N-acetylmuramoyl-L-alanine amidase family protein: MEQQYKEARIEFLKSSLRKDDNQKIDDLKKIIELGKKLNKDVRPDEKKLAVLNKSIKVINNKNIESAQTSSNNKQNKEKQSNLLYSIKNVTTSNNSIVVDFNVDIKEDDIKFFELKPSPLYRDVFDIKGYFKDALATKLAIQGVEQITIGQFQPDVLRIVISGNNNPETSYKITKRQLIIDVNSKQSTKKDEQIKEISKQKIEPNSNIQEMVDLKNSIRSISSSGDKITIQFNKKISQKDLKYSTLKQNGNFEYIFDINGKYSYIEPTKLNLNSIDKVITTENKNSVRIRLINKNNPKIKYILKSNELTIEVLETQSEKVEVAKNSSDSNSKTNLPTKVSKQVQNTTPKNAINKTIVIDAGHGGDDVGAVGPNKEYEKVINLEVAKYLDNILKQRGYKVYLTRSTDKFIKVMDRTILANEKNADLFISIHTNSMPKEKASSTSGIETFFLSPARSERAKKVAALENKDDIREMSESSKNVFLESLNRPRITASHKFAIDVQSGLLQAARTKYKDVRDTGVKEGPFWVLVGAQMPSILIELGFISHPVESKRLYDKDYQQVLANGIANGIDSYFLKNP, from the coding sequence TTGGAACAGCAGTACAAAGAGGCAAGAATAGAGTTTTTAAAATCTTCATTAAGAAAAGATGACAATCAAAAAATAGATGATTTAAAAAAAATTATTGAACTAGGGAAAAAGTTAAATAAAGATGTAAGACCTGATGAAAAAAAATTAGCTGTTTTAAATAAAAGTATTAAAGTAATAAATAACAAAAATATAGAGTCAGCTCAAACTTCTTCAAATAATAAGCAAAATAAAGAGAAACAATCAAATCTTTTATACTCTATAAAAAATGTAACTACTTCAAACAACTCAATAGTAGTTGATTTTAATGTTGATATAAAAGAAGATGATATTAAATTTTTTGAGCTAAAACCTTCTCCTTTATATAGAGATGTTTTTGATATCAAAGGTTATTTTAAAGATGCCTTAGCTACAAAATTAGCAATTCAGGGTGTTGAACAAATTACAATAGGTCAGTTTCAACCTGATGTTTTAAGAATTGTAATTTCAGGCAATAATAATCCAGAAACATCTTATAAAATAACAAAAAGACAACTAATAATAGATGTAAATAGTAAACAATCAACAAAAAAAGATGAACAAATAAAAGAGATTTCAAAACAAAAAATTGAACCTAATTCAAATATTCAAGAGATGGTTGATTTGAAAAACTCTATTCGTTCTATTTCATCAAGTGGAGATAAGATTACTATCCAGTTTAACAAAAAAATATCACAAAAAGATTTAAAATATTCTACTCTTAAGCAAAATGGAAATTTTGAATATATTTTTGATATTAATGGAAAATATAGTTATATTGAACCTACAAAACTAAATTTAAATAGTATAGATAAAGTTATTACTACAGAAAATAAAAATAGCGTTAGAATAAGATTAATAAATAAAAATAATCCTAAAATTAAATATATTTTAAAATCAAATGAGCTAACTATTGAAGTTTTAGAAACTCAAAGTGAAAAAGTAGAAGTTGCTAAAAACAGTAGTGATTCAAACAGTAAAACTAATCTTCCTACAAAAGTTTCAAAACAAGTTCAAAATACGACACCCAAAAATGCTATAAATAAAACAATAGTTATAGATGCAGGACATGGTGGAGATGATGTTGGTGCAGTTGGACCAAATAAAGAGTATGAAAAAGTTATAAATTTAGAAGTAGCAAAATATCTTGATAATATATTAAAACAAAGAGGGTACAAGGTATATTTGACTAGATCAACTGATAAATTTATTAAAGTTATGGATAGAACTATTTTAGCAAATGAAAAAAATGCTGACCTTTTTATCTCAATACATACAAACTCTATGCCAAAAGAGAAAGCTAGTAGTACAAGCGGTATTGAGACATTTTTTCTAAGTCCTGCAAGAAGTGAAAGAGCAAAAAAAGTTGCTGCTTTAGAAAATAAAGATGATATTAGAGAGATGAGTGAAAGTTCAAAAAATGTATTTTTAGAGAGCTTAAATCGTCCAAGAATTACAGCCTCTCATAAATTTGCAATAGATGTTCAATCAGGGCTTTTACAAGCAGCTAGAACAAAATATAAAGATGTAAGAGATACAGGTGTAAAAGAGGGACCATTTTGGGTTTTAGTTGGTGCTCAAATGCCATCTATTCTTATTGAACTAGGATTTATATCTCATCCTGTTGAAAGTAAAAGATTATATGACAAAGATTATCAGCAAGTACTTGCAAATGGTATTGCTAATGGAATAGATTCTTACTTTCTAAAAAATCCTTAA
- the pyrH gene encoding UMP kinase yields the protein MNKRVLVKFSGEALAGTEGYGIDTKILDYIAEEIKTLVEHGVEVAIVIGGGNIIRGVTAAADGVIKRTSADYMGMLGTVINGVAMQEALEYKGLSARLQTAIKMEEIAEPFIVRKAMRHFEKGRVVIFGAGTGNPYFTTDTGATLRATEIGADLLIKATKVNGVYDKDPMKFADAVKLENLTYDRALEDHIKVMDDTAIALAKDNKLPIAVTNMNEKGNLLRIVQGDYSKCSIVK from the coding sequence ATGAATAAAAGAGTTCTTGTAAAGTTCTCAGGAGAAGCATTAGCTGGAACTGAAGGATATGGAATTGATACAAAAATATTAGATTATATAGCTGAAGAGATTAAAACTTTAGTTGAGCATGGTGTTGAAGTTGCTATTGTTATTGGTGGTGGAAATATTATTCGTGGTGTTACTGCTGCTGCTGATGGTGTTATTAAAAGAACAAGTGCTGATTATATGGGAATGCTAGGAACTGTAATCAATGGTGTTGCTATGCAAGAAGCCTTAGAATACAAAGGTTTGAGCGCAAGGTTGCAAACTGCTATAAAAATGGAAGAGATAGCTGAACCTTTTATTGTAAGAAAAGCTATGAGACATTTTGAAAAAGGAAGAGTTGTAATTTTTGGAGCAGGAACTGGAAATCCATATTTTACTACTGATACAGGTGCAACACTAAGAGCTACTGAAATTGGTGCAGATTTACTTATAAAAGCAACAAAAGTTAATGGAGTTTATGATAAAGATCCAATGAAATTTGCAGATGCAGTAAAATTAGAAAATCTTACATATGATAGAGCTTTAGAAGACCATATAAAAGTTATGGATGACACTGCTATTGCTTTAGCAAAAGATAATAAACTACCAATTGCAGTTACAAATATGAATGAAAAAGGAAATTTGCTAAGAATTGTACAAGGCGATTATAGCAAATGTTCAATAGTTAAATAG
- a CDS encoding NUDIX domain-containing protein codes for MSHTKTYGIVPYIVTKKGVKILLCLDVASNNKWGCLKGTKVKNETAFMCAKREFFEESSISIDIELFEEYFEQINQEKDIGVWLVNSSNIENMDRYFNGNTLKSEYLSWENSKVKFFSLKKLPKIKSMQKKLVSEIKDFLESKNLFH; via the coding sequence ATGAGTCATACAAAAACTTATGGAATAGTTCCATATATTGTAACAAAAAAAGGTGTTAAAATTCTTTTGTGTTTAGATGTTGCAAGCAATAATAAATGGGGATGTCTAAAAGGTACAAAAGTAAAAAATGAGACTGCTTTTATGTGTGCAAAAAGAGAGTTCTTTGAAGAGAGTTCAATCTCTATAGATATTGAACTTTTTGAAGAGTATTTTGAGCAGATAAATCAAGAAAAAGATATTGGAGTTTGGCTTGTAAACTCTTCAAATATTGAAAATATGGATAGATATTTTAATGGAAATACTTTAAAAAGTGAATATCTCTCTTGGGAAAATTCAAAAGTAAAATTCTTTTCATTAAAAAAGCTTCCAAAGATAAAGTCAATGCAAAAAAAATTAGTATCAGAGATTAAGGATTTTTTAGAAAGTAAGAATCTATTCCATTAG
- a CDS encoding nitronate monooxygenase — protein sequence MKIGKYEIKHPIIQGGMGVGISWDQLAGHVSLEGGLGVISAVGTGYYKKLSPKVNIVMKKDKPKEVLNFYSKDALKEIFDNARKICGNLPLACNILYAINDYGRVVRDACEAGANIIITGAGIPTNMPEFTKDFPDVALVPIVSSARALKLICKKWQRYNKIPDAVIVEGPLSGGHQGFKYEDCYKEEFQLENIVTPVIEEAKNWGNIPVIAAGGIWDKKDIDKFISLGCAGVQMATRFIGTFECDADPKFKDVLLNAKEEDIVLMSSPVGLPARGVKTNLQFSIENHTAPKVQCISNCVAPCNRGHEAKLVGYCIADRLGAAYKGDVETGLFFSGSNGYKIDKIISVKELMEKLTKGE from the coding sequence GTGAAAATAGGAAAATATGAGATAAAACATCCAATAATTCAAGGTGGTATGGGTGTTGGAATAAGTTGGGATCAATTAGCTGGACATGTTAGTCTTGAAGGCGGTTTAGGAGTAATTTCAGCAGTTGGCACAGGATACTATAAAAAACTTAGCCCTAAAGTAAATATTGTTATGAAAAAAGATAAACCTAAAGAGGTTTTAAATTTTTATAGTAAAGATGCTTTAAAAGAGATTTTTGATAACGCTAGAAAAATTTGTGGAAATTTGCCACTTGCTTGTAATATTTTATATGCTATAAATGACTATGGAAGAGTTGTACGTGATGCATGTGAAGCAGGTGCTAATATAATAATTACTGGTGCTGGAATTCCAACAAATATGCCTGAATTTACAAAAGATTTCCCAGATGTTGCACTTGTTCCAATTGTATCAAGTGCAAGAGCTTTAAAACTTATTTGTAAAAAATGGCAAAGATACAATAAAATACCAGATGCTGTAATAGTTGAAGGACCTTTAAGTGGTGGTCATCAAGGTTTCAAATATGAAGATTGTTATAAAGAAGAGTTTCAACTTGAGAATATTGTAACTCCTGTTATTGAAGAAGCAAAAAACTGGGGTAATATTCCTGTTATTGCAGCTGGTGGAATTTGGGATAAAAAAGATATTGATAAGTTTATATCTCTTGGTTGTGCTGGAGTTCAAATGGCTACTAGATTTATAGGAACTTTTGAGTGTGATGCTGATCCTAAATTCAAAGATGTTTTACTAAATGCAAAAGAAGAAGATATTGTTTTAATGAGTTCTCCAGTAGGTCTTCCTGCACGTGGAGTTAAGACAAATCTTCAATTCTCAATAGAAAACCATACTGCACCAAAAGTTCAATGCATCTCAAATTGTGTTGCACCTTGTAATAGAGGTCATGAAGCAAAACTAGTAGGATATTGCATCGCTGATAGATTAGGAGCCGCATACAAAGGTGATGTAGAAACTGGTCTATTTTTCTCTGGTTCAAATGGATATAAAATTGATAAGATAATCTCTGTTAAAGAGTTAATGGAAAAATTAACTAAAGGAGAGTAG
- a CDS encoding RelA/SpoT family protein: MNLFFKELQLVNTIEGAIKELEKQIDISPKLNGIIDFIIEAHEGQFRKSGEPYSVHPILVATITSTFSKDEDVIATALLHDVVEDTPFTLEFVEEKWGKNVSNMVKGLTKVADIREENFITSKDSSDTKIVQAALTFRKMLIASIDDPRVLIVKLCDRLHNMLTLAVLPQHKQRRIAEETLVVYVPIANRLGISTLKNELEDLAFFYIYPDEYKKIDDFLKENEQAMQLSFNTFIAITKNLLEKNGFEENEIKIYSRIKHHYSIYLKMQRKGITIEEVLDLFAIRILVPSDIDCYKALGHIHLEFKPLVSRFKDYIATPKENGYKTIHTTVFYNSKIYEIQIRSFDMNSVAEYGIAAHWAYKNGEKNSSSSSNLNWLKSLEFSNDNIEEFYNETKENLFNDEIIVYSPKGEVFILPIGSTAYDYAFAVHTNVGKKAISCYINKIKKPLLTVLKSTDIIQIELGNEPIIRCSWIDMVKTSRAKKQLKFLCMQRQREIDELAGKNIINTIFSRYYNDILEHYPVKGLYKVPTNLPFLKNAKQIVEKKVLKEKGIMGRFKIFTSKIKEFKFDNMLIYSNFNINSVSFDHCCHPKFGDDIIAFRNSHNAIIHHKMCDKAYSKIKENEQMLYCEWAKNSVFQYKMLISIPNTKGELAKVLAYLSKSDFYILACNFGRQKHSYIQYCDIEFEINNSNVDEVRQIVEKNIKVIDFMSKKDAYNK, translated from the coding sequence ATGAATTTATTCTTCAAAGAGCTACAACTAGTAAATACAATTGAAGGGGCAATAAAAGAGCTTGAAAAGCAAATTGATATTAGCCCTAAACTAAATGGGATTATTGATTTTATTATCGAAGCTCATGAGGGTCAATTTAGAAAAAGTGGTGAACCCTATTCGGTTCATCCAATTCTTGTAGCAACAATAACTAGTACTTTTTCAAAAGATGAAGATGTTATTGCAACTGCACTTCTTCATGATGTTGTAGAAGATACACCCTTTACATTAGAATTTGTTGAAGAAAAATGGGGTAAAAATGTCTCTAATATGGTTAAAGGTCTTACAAAAGTAGCAGATATTAGAGAAGAAAATTTTATTACTTCAAAAGATTCAAGCGATACAAAAATAGTTCAAGCAGCACTTACATTTAGAAAAATGCTAATAGCATCAATAGATGATCCACGAGTTTTAATAGTAAAACTATGTGATAGACTTCATAATATGCTTACTCTTGCTGTTTTACCACAACATAAACAAAGAAGAATAGCTGAAGAGACTCTGGTTGTTTATGTTCCAATTGCCAATAGACTTGGTATTTCAACACTTAAAAATGAGTTAGAAGATTTAGCATTTTTCTATATTTATCCAGATGAGTACAAAAAAATTGATGATTTTTTAAAAGAGAATGAACAAGCTATGCAGCTTAGTTTCAATACTTTTATTGCTATTACAAAAAATTTATTAGAAAAAAATGGTTTTGAAGAGAATGAGATAAAAATATACTCAAGAATTAAACATCACTATTCAATATATTTAAAAATGCAAAGAAAAGGTATTACTATAGAAGAGGTACTTGATCTTTTTGCAATTAGAATCTTAGTTCCAAGCGATATAGATTGCTATAAGGCATTAGGACATATTCATTTAGAATTTAAACCTTTAGTTTCAAGATTTAAAGATTATATAGCAACACCTAAAGAAAATGGTTACAAAACTATTCATACAACAGTTTTTTATAATTCAAAAATATATGAGATTCAGATTCGTTCATTTGATATGAATAGTGTTGCAGAGTATGGAATAGCAGCTCACTGGGCATATAAAAATGGAGAAAAAAATAGCTCTTCAAGTTCAAATCTTAATTGGTTAAAATCTTTGGAGTTCTCTAATGACAACATAGAAGAGTTCTATAATGAAACAAAAGAAAATTTGTTTAACGATGAAATTATAGTTTATTCACCAAAAGGTGAAGTTTTTATCCTGCCTATTGGTTCAACTGCTTATGATTATGCTTTTGCGGTTCATACAAATGTTGGAAAAAAAGCAATTTCTTGTTATATAAATAAAATTAAAAAACCTCTTTTAACAGTTTTAAAAAGTACAGATATTATACAAATTGAGCTAGGAAATGAACCAATCATAAGATGTTCTTGGATAGATATGGTAAAAACTTCAAGAGCAAAAAAACAATTAAAATTTTTATGTATGCAAAGACAAAGAGAGATAGATGAACTTGCTGGAAAAAATATTATAAATACTATATTTTCTAGATATTATAATGATATTTTAGAACATTATCCAGTAAAAGGTCTATATAAGGTACCAACAAATTTACCTTTTTTAAAAAATGCAAAACAAATTGTAGAGAAAAAAGTATTAAAAGAGAAAGGAATTATGGGAAGATTTAAAATCTTCACAAGCAAGATAAAAGAGTTTAAATTTGACAATATGCTTATTTATTCTAACTTTAATATAAATTCTGTATCATTTGACCACTGTTGTCATCCAAAATTTGGAGATGATATTATTGCATTTAGAAACTCTCACAATGCAATAATTCACCATAAAATGTGTGATAAAGCTTATTCTAAAATAAAAGAAAATGAACAAATGTTGTATTGTGAATGGGCAAAAAACTCTGTTTTTCAATACAAAATGCTAATAAGTATTCCAAATACAAAAGGTGAATTAGCAAAAGTTTTAGCATATCTTTCTAAAAGCGATTTTTATATCTTAGCTTGTAATTTTGGGCGACAAAAACACTCATATATTCAATATTGTGATATAGAGTTTGAGATAAATAATTCAAATGTAGATGAAGTTAGACAAATTGTTGAGAAAAATATAAAAGTTATAGATTTTATGTCAAAAAAAGACGCATATAATAAATAA
- the tyrS gene encoding tyrosine--tRNA ligase — MENKIKEAIDEIQRGTAEIIDIEAITKLIKKYFETGENFYVKAGFDPTAPDIHLGHTVLIQKLATFQKFGGVVQFLIGDFTATIGDPTGKNETRKVLSRDDVLANAETYKEQVFKILDPNKTQVVFNSTWLNELGTAGLINLASNLTVARMLERDDFSKRYSSNTPIAVNEFLYPLLQGYDSIALNSDVELGGTDQKFNLLMGRTLQKAYNCKKQQAVLMMPILEGLDGVQKMSKSLGNYIGVTDLPFDMFGKVLSISDELMWRYFELLSSKSLKEIEEIKKGVENGTMHPKKVKEDLAAEIVDRFHGVGAGALAKAEFEKVFAKKDIPTDIPEFIFEGEIWICQAMLDSKLVDSTSQARRDINSNAVSINQEKISDDKLNLTSGEYILQKGKKSFAKIIIK; from the coding sequence ATGGAAAATAAAATAAAAGAAGCGATAGACGAAATTCAAAGAGGAACTGCTGAGATTATTGATATTGAAGCTATTACAAAATTAATAAAAAAATATTTTGAAACAGGTGAAAATTTCTATGTAAAAGCAGGATTTGATCCAACAGCTCCTGATATTCATCTAGGACATACAGTTTTAATACAAAAATTAGCAACTTTTCAAAAATTTGGAGGAGTAGTTCAATTTCTAATTGGAGATTTTACTGCAACTATTGGAGACCCAACTGGAAAAAATGAAACAAGAAAAGTTTTAAGTAGAGATGATGTATTGGCAAACGCTGAGACTTACAAAGAGCAAGTTTTTAAAATCTTAGACCCAAATAAAACGCAAGTTGTTTTTAATAGTACTTGGTTAAATGAACTAGGAACAGCTGGACTTATAAATTTAGCTTCAAACTTGACAGTTGCAAGAATGTTAGAACGTGATGATTTTTCAAAAAGATATAGTTCAAACACTCCAATTGCTGTAAATGAATTTTTATATCCCCTACTTCAAGGTTATGACTCAATTGCTTTAAATAGCGATGTAGAACTTGGTGGAACAGATCAAAAATTTAATCTACTTATGGGTAGAACTTTGCAAAAAGCATATAACTGTAAAAAACAACAAGCGGTTTTAATGATGCCAATCCTTGAAGGTCTTGATGGTGTTCAAAAGATGTCAAAATCATTAGGTAACTATATTGGTGTTACAGATCTTCCTTTTGATATGTTTGGAAAAGTTTTATCAATTTCAGATGAACTTATGTGGAGATACTTTGAGCTTCTTTCAAGTAAAAGTTTAAAAGAGATTGAAGAGATAAAAAAAGGTGTAGAAAATGGAACAATGCACCCTAAAAAAGTAAAAGAGGATTTAGCAGCTGAGATAGTTGATAGATTTCATGGAGTTGGTGCTGGAGCTTTAGCAAAAGCTGAATTTGAAAAAGTTTTTGCCAAAAAAGATATACCAACTGATATACCTGAATTTATTTTTGAAGGTGAGATTTGGATTTGTCAAGCTATGTTAGATTCAAAATTAGTTGATTCAACTTCACAAGCAAGAAGAGATATAAATTCAAATGCGGTATCGATTAATCAAGAGAAAATAAGCGATGATAAGTTAAACTTAACATCTGGCGAATACATTTTGCAAAAAGGCAAAAAAAGTTTTGCAAAAATAATAATAAAATAG